CTTCACCCACATGACCGCGATCGCCGACGACGCGCGCAATATTCCCGCAAACCTGCTCATTGAACTGAACGCAGATGGAGAGGCGGACACGGCCATTTCCGCCTTCGTGGACGGGTTGTGGGACGTGGACCCGTTTCAGCAAATCATGAGCACCGCACTCGGCCTTGTCACAGCGACGCCCGACAAGGTGAAGGCCGGGCTGAAGGCGCATAATTATCAACTGAAAATCACGCCCTGGCCGGATCCGAAGCACAAGACGATGGGCCTGAACTTCAATGGCTTGCTAGAGCAGTCCGTTCCCCAGATTGAACAGGAGCAAGCGCTTGCCGGGGCCGCTCGCAACCACCTCGACACGCTCTTGCAGAGGCGCGGCGGCAATGATCCCTCAGCGCGTGAGGCGGTCGAGTTCATTCGCCGTCAGCTTAGCCATGGTGATCACGCGGCGAAGCTGATCCAGCCGCTGCAGAAATCTCCCGCCGTGTCGCGGCGCCCGACCTTGCCGCTTGGTGAAACCCTCAGCCTGTACATGAAGGATCGCGGCCTCCAGGTCGCGTTGCTCGGCGGCATGGGCCTGTTCTGGCTCGCCTATCTGGTCTTTCTCTACGGTGGTCTGCCTCGAGACGTCACCTGGGCAGGCCTTGGAAACATGGCCGTGAATGTGGTTCATATCGTGCTGGCCTTTGGCGTGTTCTATGGCTTTCACGGCTTGCGACAGCTTTTTTTTGGGCGCGGGTCCAAGACGTCGCTTCTCGGTTGGTCGATCGCCACAACACTGGCCTATCTTGTTTTGACCCCCATCGGAATTTGGGCACCAGGCGCGCTCGACCATGTGGCCCGCCCGGATTATCTCGCACGGCTTTACGCACTCGGCGCGCTGGCCTGGAAGCTGGCGCTCTCAGCGGTCTTCGGCGTGATCCTGTGGCTGGTCACGGTGCTCGGCTTCGGCTGGCTGTTCCTGCAGCTTCTGAAAGCCAGCGAAGCGGGCATGCCGCCGGAAGACACCGATCTCGATCTGGAGAAATTTGACGCGATCATGCAGCGGGAGAACCAGTCCGATCACGCGCAGAACCATATCATTTTCGTCACGCCCCTGAAAGACAATCCCAAATGGTTGCGGCGTGTGACCATGTTTATCGGCTTCTATTTCATCAAGACGCTGGTGCTTTATCGCTTCCGATTCGGCTTCGTCCTGGATCTCGGCACCATCCACTTTGCCCGCTGGTTCCTGCTGCCCAAGTCCCACACAATGGTCTTCTACTCGAATTATGATGGCAGCGGGGAATCCTATTTCGAGGATTTCGTTACCAAGGCGCGCTGGGGCCAGACCGGGGTCTGGAGCAATGGCAAAGGATTCCCGGAGACCGAGAACCTCCTGTTCAAGGGTGCCAAGGATGCGACGCGGTTCAAACGCTGGATCCGGCACCATCAGCAGGTCTCCCGCTTCTGGTTCGCCCGCTTCAAGGACCTGTCGACCCGGGATATCCGGCGCAATGCGATGATCTGCGACGGCCTCGCGAAAGCCAGGAGCGATAGCGAGTATCGCGCCCTGATCGAGCTGATGACGACGCGTCCACGTGATGAAAACACGCTCGAGACGCGCGAGATCCAGAGCCTGATCCTGCGCGGCATGGGCAATCTCAAGGCCGCCGAGATGGTCACGCTTAGCTTTCCCGAGGCTGGCGAGGCAGGAGACGCCGCTCTGTCCACCTGGTTGGCGGACCTTTCGGGTCTTTCAACTCAGCCGAAACATGCACGCGCCACGTTTGATACACGCCTCGACAAGCACGAGACGCAGGCGATCAATGTCGCGATCTCGCCGGGCGGTCTGCGACGGCTTCGCCTGCAGGACGTGCATCATGTGCACAAGGATCTGCGCAGCGACGGGTTTGCCTCCCTGCCCGCCGCCTTTCGGGGCGGAATGACCAGTCCAGGGCGGCAACAGATCCTTGGCGACGATAACCACGCCGACTGGCATTGGGGCGGCGATGCGGAGCCAGATGCGGTTCTTATGGTCTATGCCGAAACAGAGACAGAGCTCGAGACCCTGGTCGCGCGCGAGGTTGCCCTCCTGAAGGCGGCTGGCTTCACCGTCGGTCCGCAAATCCGGACGAAGACGATCACCGAGAAGCCGATGCGCGAACCCTTCGGCTTTGTCGACGGCGTCTCGCAGCCGGTCATTCGCGGCAGTGCGGGCAGCCTCGCCCCGCACAATCAGATACATGTCGTGGATCCCGGCGAATTCGTCCTGGGATACCGGGACAATACGGAATATTTCCCGACCTCCCCAATGGTGAACGGCCTGGCGCCCGGCGCGGCGCAATTGCCCTCGCTTCCCGATCAGGCGCTCGACGACTATCCGGCCTTCGGAAACGATCCGCACACCGGGCCGCGCGATCTGGGCAAGAACGGGTCTTTCCTGGTGATCCGTCAGCTCGAACAGGATACGACCGGATTTACAACCCATCTGACCACGCAGGCAAAGAACGTGCGCGAGGCGTACGGGCTGGATTATGTTGACGCGGACTGGATCGCGGCGAAGCTGATGGGGCGCTGGAAGAATGGCTCTTCCATTTTGCGCTATCCACACAAGCAGAACCCGTCTCCGCCTGAGACTCTCAGCGTTGCCGACAATACGTTCCAGTTTGGCGCTGAGGACCCTCAAGGCGTGAAATGTCCGTTCGGCGCGCATATTCGGCGGGCCAATCCTCGTGACAGCCAGGATCCGGCAATCCCCGATCGGCAGATCGAACTGTCCAACCGGCACCGCCTGCTGCGCCGCGGACGCGCCTATCACAAGGACGGCAAGGACGGGCTCCTGTTCATGTGCCTGAACGCGAACCTTGAGCGCCAGTTCGAGTTCGTCCAGCAAACCTGGCTGAACAGCCCGCGCTTCCATGGCCTGCAGGCCGAGTATGACTCGATCGCCGGTCAGGCACCGATGGCGGAGAACAGGCTGTCCATTCCAACAGCAGCAGGGCCCATTCAGGTCAAAGGCCTGCAATCCTTCGTGACGGTGAAAGGCGGCGGCTATTTCTTCATGCCGAGCCGGTCGGCACTGCGTTTCTTCAGCGCGTTTGTGGCATCCTGAGCGCGACCCCTTACCCGCTCAACGCGCCCAGAATGGCGTCCGCCGTCTTCGCGGCATTCTGATCGAGCACGGAGCCCTGGATATCCAGCCGCTCAACCAATTGCGCACCGGAGATCAAACTGGCGGCCCGACGTGACGGTTCGAGCAAGCCGGATTGTGTGGCGATGATCGTAGCCGAGCGCTCCAGACGGTCGAACTGGCGCTCAACGTCGCAGGTAAAGGCCGCGTGAAACGTCGCGTTTTGGCGCGGGCCGTTGGCGACCTGGTCCGCGAACATTTCAAGACTGCGCTCCAGAGGTTGAGTCTCCACCCGAGACGTGACGGCGCGTTCCCAGGCTTTTTCCTGGCTGGTCAGGTCCAGCGTCGGCTCATATGGCGCGCCGGTCATAGGCAGGTACTTCGCCCGCGTTTCCGGGTCGAACGCCGGGACGTCCACGAGCGCGATGTGCGAGACCTGATCTGCGAGACGCAAGGCCACTTCGACCGCGACGAGACAGCCGGAGTGAAAACCGGTCAACTGGACCGGGGACTCGCCTGAGAGGGCTCCGATCAACGCGCACATGCTTCGCGCATAATCCTCGATCGACGGTGTGGGAGTGTCGCCATCCGATCCCCCCTGGCCCGGATAATCCGGTGCGATCACGCGTCGACCCCGGGCCAGCAAGGGCAGGATCGCCGAATAGGCGATGCCACTGAACGGCGCTGGCGAGAAACAATAGAGATCCGGCGCACCCTCACCCGTCATGCGCCAGTGGATCTGGCCTTCCGGCCCGTCGCTATACCCTTTTCGAATGCTCATGCCGCGCTCGACTCTGAGGATTGAGAGGCATCGAGCCGGTTCATCTGCGCGATATAGAGCCGCCGAATGATCGGCAGAAGCAGGAACGGGATCAGGCCATACATTAGCGGCACCGCCCCGACAGCGAGATTGAGATTGTCCTCGCCAAACACGCGCGAGGACAGAATCCCGACGGTCGGCGGTCCCAGCCACAGCCCGGCCATGGAGATGGCCATATAGTAGAGCGCCACGACCTGTCCGCGGATCTGTGCCGGTGTGATCAGCAGCAGGCCGGTCACGCCGATGCAGGAGACCATGCCGATCCCGATCGTGTTGATGCAGAGCACCGCATAGGCCGTCCACCCGGTCGGCATCAGCATCGCAATAGCACCGGTGGGAACCATGATCAGGAATCCGGCAATCAGTATGCGCAATGGTGCATCGCGCATCCCTGCCTGCGTCCAGCGATCTGATAGGACGCCCCAGAGCAGAATATTTGCCGGTCCGATGGCCAGGATGGCGGTCGCGTTGACGAAGGCATAATACTCCGTCTCCCAGCCCCAGACCCGCTTGAAGGTCGAAGCGAGATAGCCCTGGCTATAAGCGATGATCGTCATCACGCAGATCAGCGACACATAGCCGAGATAGGTCCCCCAATGGCGCGCCACATAGCCGAGCGCGTCGCTCATATCATTGCCTTTGAGGCTGTCATCTTCGATCACCGTCAGACGCCGTTCCGGTTCGCCGAGGAAAAAGAACCAGGCCGCGACCAGGAGGCCCGGAATGCCGATCATGAAGAAGGCCGTCTGCCACGGGGCGAGTGTGCCGAGGATCGGGATATCGATCGCCTGTGTGCTCTTGGCCCAGATCAGGATACCGCCGCCCAGGAAGCTCGCCGCGGCCGCCCCTATGGTCAGCGCCATGGTGTAGAAGGCAATGGGTTTGCCGCGCTCTTCGGGCGGAAAGCTGTCGCCTATCATCGAGAAGGCGGCCGGGCTGAGCGTCGCTTCTCCGGCGCCGACGCTGAGACGCGCCATGAACATCTGCCAGAAATTCTGGGCGACGCCCGACAGGGCCGTCGCGACCGACCAGAAGGCGATCCCGATCCCGACCAGCCAGGTCCGCCGGACGCGATCCACGAGCCAGCCAATGAACAGGCCAGAGGTCGCATAGACGATCGAGAAAGCCGGGCCGAGGATCCAGCCAATCTGTTCATCGGAGAGGTTCAGGTCGGCCTTGATCGGCTCGATCAGCAGCTCAATGATCTTGCGGTCCGCATAGCTGAAAACATAAGCCACCGTCAGCGCAATGACGAGGATCCAGCCTTTGCTCGCCGGAGGATAAGGTTTTCCAGATTCGCGCGCAGGTTCACTCACGATGTGCCCTCCAGAATGGTGTAGATGACGATCAGATTGTCATCGAAATCGACGATCCCGATCTCGCGCCCGATACGGCCATCGTTGGTTTCCAGCCGCTCTTCGGGATACACGGTCAGCCCCAGCTTTCGGGCGCCGTCCATGACAGTGTCCGGGTCCGCCATATCGAGCACGATGGCGCTGCGGCGTGGCGGCGGAACGGGGGGCAAGTCGATCCCCTTGATCTCGGTCAACGCCATGACGCGCACTTGATCGCGGGTCGACAGCGTACAGAAGCCGAGTTCCGCCCCGTCCGGGATATTGAAGACCGGGATCGAATAGCTTTCCGGATTGTGGCCATGCTGATAGGCCACCTCAAAGCCGAGCACATCGCGATAGAAAGTCAGTGCCCGCTCCAGGTCAGCGACGACAAAATTGCCTCGCTGGAATCGCACAAAGGGTTTGTCAGTCATCGCGTTTCTTCCTCATATCCAGACATCCGGTTCGCCGCGGACCCGGCACAGCTGCTTGCCGGTATTGGCGCCGGAATAGAGACCGGCCAGCGCCGCCGGCATGTGCTCGAATCCATCCGTGATTTGCTCGACCGGGGTGAGCTGCCCGGCGCGGATCCAGTCGGCCATTTCCGCCATGGCGCGGCCCCAATCGCTGAGATGATTGTAGACGAAAAAGCCCCGCATCTGGGCATCGCTGCGCCGCAATCTTGTATAGTTCGGCAACCGATACGGCGTCTCCAGCGTATACTCACTGATCGAGCCACACAGCACGATCCGGGCATTCAGGCGCAAATGGTCCAGTGCCGCATCGAGCGTTGGGCCACCGACATTGTCGAAATAGAGATCCAGCCCGTCCGGCAAAGCCGCCGCGAGATCGGTCGGCACCCGCCCGGCCTTGTAGTCCACCACCGCATCGCATCCGAGCTCTGCCGCCAGCGCGCATTTCTCCGCGCCTCCGGCCAAGCCCACGGTTCGGCATCCGCTCACATTCGAAGCCATTTGGATGACCAGAGACCCGACCCCACCGACAGCGCCTGACACCAGAACTGTATCGCCAGGTTTCGGCTGACCGACCGTATAGAAGCCCGCCCAGGCGGACAGGCCTGTCATGCCAAGCGCGCCAAGCCCGAGCGAACTGGGCAATCCGTTGGGCGGCATCAGACGAAACTTCTCCGCTGGCGTCATCTTCGAGACCTTGTAAGTCCGCCAGCCCAGCTGGCCCTGGACGACTTGTCCCTCTTTCCAGTCGGGGTGCCGTGACTTTGCGATCTGCGCCACGCCGCGACCATGGATCACGTCGCCAATCGCCAGAGGGGCTTCACCTGCGAAAGACTGCCCGCTCATATACCCACGCATGACCGGAGCGAGGCTGAGATACAGGGTCTTGAGCAGGACCTCGCCGTCCTTCAGGTCTGGGATGGGGTCATGCGTCAGCTCGAAATCGTCGGTGCGCACATTGCCGTCCGGACGACGCGCGACGCGCCAGCTCTGGATCAGCGACTCATCAAGTTCAAACCCGTGAGAGACTTGCGCAAATCCGGCCATAGCGCGTCAGTCGTGGACTTTCACGACCTGATTGACCTCGAAGAAATAGCCATCGAGATCCCAGAACGAACAGCCAATCATGTCCTTGACCTTGCCGTCGGCGCCTGTGACCGACCATTCGCGCGGCTCAGAGTGGATACGGCTGCCAAGGGCGCGAGCGCGCTCGAGGGCGCCGCGTCCATCCTGCGACGCAACCACAAAGACCGGAGCGCCAAACTTGATTTCGGTCGGCAGCTCCTCCGGCGCATCCATTTTAGGATCCAGCCATTCCAGCAGGCCGATCATGCCGATCAGGTCGTGATTGGCTTTCAGAATGATGAGCCGAGTCTGGTCGCCCTTCTTGCCGGCCGCGAGCTGTTCACCGGACAGCGTGAACGGCGTGTCCATCCACCGGGTCATGCCGAAAACCTGCTCATACCAATCCGCCGCACGGTCGCCATCGCGAACCAGCAGCGTCGTGCGTTTAATGTCATCCGCCAAATGATATATCCTTTCACTCTACGCTACCTCTAAAGCCGGAGGCAGGGCCTTGTGAAGGAAAATCTTTTGCGGACGTCAGAAGCCAGGCTCAGGCCTTGCTCGCGTGGCTCTCTTCAATCTCGTGGATCTCACGGCCGAGGAAGAAGGAAATCGCCGTGCGGATCAGCACCAGCAGGCCGACAAAAATCAGATCGGTCAGCTCGCGCGTGATCACCGTGTGGATGATGTCCGAGGCAATCATGAACTCCAGGCCGGTCAGGATATAGGTCCCGAGTATCGTCCGCGCGGCGCTGAGATTGGACAGGTTGCGCGTCAGCCCGATGCCATGGCGCAGGCCTGCGAGCAGGCGAAACAGCGCAATGAAAAAGCCAAACAGGATCAGCGCCACACCAATCAGATCGATGCAGATGGCGAGCCCTTCCAGGGCATGCGCGACGGGTTCATCCAGGCCGAAGGGCAAATGCTCCAGCGAGGTACCGCCGGTCATGCCCTCCATGATGTGGCCGCCCTGCTCTGTCTCCGAGCCGCTCATCACAAGAGCTCCGCATCGGTGATGACCTCGACCAGAGACGGGCCATCATGCGCGATGGCTTTGGCGAGAGCCGCGTCGAGCTCTTCGCGGGTCTTGACCAGTTCGCCCATGCCGCCGCAGGAGCGGGCAAATCCGGCAAAGCTCGGATTGACCAGGCTGGTCTGCCAGACTTCGAACTCGGCCGCTTTCTGCTCTTTCGAGATCTTGCCCAGCTCGGAATTGTTCATCAGGACATGGGTGATGTTCATCCCGTATTTGACCGCTGTGGTGAACTCCATCGCGTATTGGCCGAAGCCGCCATCGCCGGAGACGGAGATGACCTTGCGGCCTTTATAAGCCCCCTCTTCCTGCGTCGCGGCCCAGGCGCCCATGGCCGCCGGGAAGGAAAAGCCGATGGAACCGAGATAGCCCGACATCAAGACGCGCTGCTGCCCGGTCGGCTCGAAATAACGCCCGAAGGAATAGGTATTGTTGCCGACATCGACGGGCAGGATGGCATCGGCGGGTGTGGCGCGGGTCAGCGCTTCGAACAGCGCCGCGGCAGAGACGCCCTTGCCGCGATCTTCGCCGACGCGGCGGTCTTTCTCGGCGCGCCAGAGGTTCCAGCGCTCAGCGACCTCGCCGCGGAGATCCTGAGCCGCGCTGCCACTGTCTTTCAACGCCGCGCTGAACAAATCCGCCGTCACACCGACATCGCCCATGACAGGCACGGTCACCGGGTGGCGCTTGGCCAGCCGCATCGGATCAGTATCGACCTGAATGGTCGGCGCGCCTTCATAAATGCCGGTATGGTCCGAAAAGCTCGATCCGAAGACCAGCAGCAGATCGGCTTCATTCATGAACCAGCTGGCAATCGGGGTGCCCGAGCGGCCCATCACGCCCGCCGCGAGCGGGTGGTCATCGCCGATCTGGCCCTTGGCCTTGAACGTGGTCGCAATCGGCGCGCCAAGCTGTTCCGCCAGCGCTGTGACCTCGACCATCCCCGTCAGCGCGCCATAGCCGACAATGATCATCGGCCGCTTGGCCCCTTTGAGCAGATCGACCGCCTGTGTCACAGCGGACGGCGGCGGCGCGACGGCCATGTCGGCCATACGTCCGGCGGGGCCATAGGCTTTCGCGTCTTTTGCTGCAGGCTTGGGCTGCACATTGTCCGGGAAGACCAGATGCCCGACACCGCGCTGGAGAATGGCGGTCTTGATCGCCTGCGTCATCAGCAGCGAATGATCAGAGGTCAGGTGCACGGTCTCAGAGAATTCCGCCACCGCCTCGAACGCCGCTTCGAGATCAATATCCTGGAAGGCATGCACGCCGACCACCTGATCCTGAACCTGTCCGGTCAGCGCCAGCGCCGGCGCGCCATCGACCTTGGCATCCCAGAGCCCGGTCAGGAGATTGGTCGCGCCCGGGCCTGCAATGGTCAAAGCCGCCGCCGGGTGGCCGGTCAGCTTGCCATAGCCGGAACACGCAAAGGCCGCTGCCCCTTCATGGCGGATACCGTAATAATTGAGCTTGCCCTCGGCTTCCTGCACGCGCAGCGCATCAGCGAGGCCGAGATTGGAGTGGCCAACCATGCCGAACACGCTGGTCACGCCCCAATTGGTCATCGTCTCGGCCATGACATCGGCAATCGTGCGCTCGCGCGGGGGCAGCGCGGGCACGCCGACATAGATGCCATCGTCGCGAATATCGACATCGAACATGTCCTGGCCGGTATCTTCATGACCGCCTGGAGGTTTGCCGGTCAGCGGATCAAAGTCCCAGCCATGCCACGGGCAGCGCAGCCAGCATTTGCCGTCTATGCCGTCTTCAATTGAGCCCTCGCCGAGCGGACCGCCCTGGTGCGGGCACTTATTGTCCATGGCCGCATACTGGCCCTGAAAGTGGACCAGCGCGACGGATTGGGTGCCAGCGGTCGCGGATTTCACGCGCCCGTCGGCCACTTCATCGGTTTCGGCGACCTTATGCCAGATCAAAGTTGTTTTGTTTTCAGACATTAATTGTCTCCCCTCGCTTGCTTTCCGCTGGCCTATCGAAAACAGTAAGCTATGGCATATCAAAAGTCCTTCACGTTTTTTTGGGCTCTTGTGATTGGTCAGTCATTTGTTCGCTCGATAGAGGCGAAGCAATTGCTTGAGAGGGGAGCACTCGAATGAACAAAGTTGCAATCGCCAAATGGGACAATCTCGCTGACCGCCAACCGGAATATGCGATTGTCGGCGAGGTCGATCTGGTCGTTGTCCGCTTTGATGAGACCGTCTCGGTTTTCTATGGCCGTTGCCTGCATCGCGGCGCGCTGATGTCGGACGGGCATGTCGATGCGAATGACAATCTGATCTGCGGCGTCCACAATTGGGATTACCGGCTCGATAGCGGCGTCTCCGAATATGAGAACTCTGAAGCCCTGCCAAAGTTCCAGGCCTGGATCGAGAATGGCGATGTCCTGGTCGATGAGGATGAGATCAAGGCCTGGGGCCATGCCAATCCGCAGCCTTATCAGCGCGACGACTATCTCGGTCTGTATCAGGATCCCAGCCACGCGCCGCACCCGGAACCGACCAATGCGCTGATCCAGCAATATGCCCGCGACGGCCTCAGCAAGGTCGGTCATCATGGCATAACCGACTCCATGGGCGTGCCGCGCGATCAGCTGCCGCAATGGGATGATATCCAGATCCTCACGGCGCAATTGCAGAAGTTCCCACTGCTCGATGATGAGCCGGTCGATACCAAGGTCGTGATCGGCCCGAACGCGCAGAAGCCGCTGCATCTCGATATTCCGCTCTTTGTCTCTGATATGAGCTTTGGCGCGCTGTCCGAGCCCGCCAAGGTCGCCCTGGCGCGCGGCGCAGATCTGGCGGGCACCGGCATCTGTTCCGGCGAAGGCGGCATGCTGCCGGAAGAACAGGAAGCCTGCTCGCGCTATTTCTATGAACTGGCATCGGGCCGGTTCGGCTTTTCCTGGGACAAGCTCGACAAGGTCCAGGCCTTCCATTTCAAGGGCGGCCAGGGCGCCAAGACCGGCACAGGCGGCCACCTGCCCGGCAATAAGGTCAAAGGCAAGATCGCTCTGGTTCGCGGCCTCGAAGAAGGCGTCGCGGCGATCTCCCCGCCGCGCTTCCCGGACTGGACCGATTGCGCCCAGGTCAAGGACTTTGCCGATGAAGTGCGCGATCGCACCGGCGGCATCCCGATCGGCTACAAGCTCTCCGCCCAGCATATCGAGAAAGATATCGAAGCCGCGCTGGAAGTCGGCGTCGATTATATCATCCTCGATGGTCGCGGCGGCGGCACCGGCGCAGCGCCGATCATCTTCCGCGACAATATCTCTGTTCCGACCATTCCGGCCCTCGCCCGAGCGCGTAAGTTCCTGGACGAAAGCGGGCGCGGCGATGTCTCGCTGGTGATTACGGGCGGCCTGCGCAAACCGGCTGATTTCGTCAAAGCCATGGCGCTCGGCGCGGATGCGATTGCGGTCTCGAATGCCGCCATGCAGGCGATTGGCTGTATCGCCATGCGCGCCTGTCACACCAATAATTGCCCGGTCGGGATCGCGACGCAGAAGCCGCATCTGGTCTCGCGTCTGGTGATCGAGAAATCGGCGCAGCGTCTGAAAAATTTCTTCGAGGCCTCCACCGATCTCATGAAAGTTATGGCGCGCGCGTGTGGACATAGTAAGCTGACCGAGTTCAATATTGACGATCTGACCACGTTCAGCCGTGACATGTCGGATCTGTCTGGGGTCGCCTATGCGGGAGTGGGACGATGAGTGAATCCACAGCAGAAATGCTGGTCACCATACTTGGCCTTTATGCCCTGATCGGGCTGCTGGTCGGGCTGGTCTACATGTTTGGCGGCGCTGGCCGGATTGATCCGGCTGCGAAAGGCAAGGGCATGCCCATTCGGGTCAGATTACTCGTGTTGCCAGGCATTGCCGGGCTGTGGCCGCTGATGCTGACCAAGCTGTTCACGCAGAAGGAGCCACCGGTGTCATGAAACGCGCGCACAGACGAGCTCATTTCGCCATTTGGACGATGATCGGCCCGATCATCCTGTGGATCCTGTATCTGGCCCTCGCCGATATTCCGGAGAACCCGGGAAATGAGGCCATCCCCGTTGCCGTGACCGTGGAGGCCAGCTGATGTCGCACGATTACAAGATGGTGCAGTGGAACGCCTTCAAGAAGCGGTTCGATACATGGATGATTGGCGGCATCGCCCTGTATCTCATTGCCTTTGTCGGGCTCACCTACGCTACGCAACCGGCGGGTCACAGCTATACGCCGATCCAGGCGATGATCCGGGCGACGGGCACACTCGCGTTCCTGATGCTGAGCTTCATCCTGTGTATTGGCCCGGTCGCGCGGTTTACGCATCGGTTCAAGCCATTTCTCTACAATCGGAGACATATCGGGGTTGCGACCTTCCTGATCGGCCTTGCGCATGGCGGTCTGGTTCTGCTCTGGTATCACGGTTTTTCTGACACCAACGCCCTCGTGTCCCTGTTCATTTCCAATCCACGCTATGAGAGCATTTCCGGTTTTCCATTCGAAGTGCTTGGCTTCATCGCGCTGATCATCATGTTCCTGATGGCCGCGACGAGTCATGACTTCTGGAATGCCAATCTCGGCCCGAGCGTCTGGAAGGCCCTGCATATGGGCGTGTACGTGGCTTATGGCTTGCTGGTCGCACACATCGCGCTG
This DNA window, taken from Hyphomonas sp. Mor2, encodes the following:
- a CDS encoding alpha/beta hydrolase, yielding MSIRKGYSDGPEGQIHWRMTGEGAPDLYCFSPAPFSGIAYSAILPLLARGRRVIAPDYPGQGGSDGDTPTPSIEDYARSMCALIGALSGESPVQLTGFHSGCLVAVEVALRLADQVSHIALVDVPAFDPETRAKYLPMTGAPYEPTLDLTSQEKAWERAVTSRVETQPLERSLEMFADQVANGPRQNATFHAAFTCDVERQFDRLERSATIIATQSGLLEPSRRAASLISGAQLVERLDIQGSVLDQNAAKTADAILGALSG
- a CDS encoding MFS transporter, producing MSEPARESGKPYPPASKGWILVIALTVAYVFSYADRKIIELLIEPIKADLNLSDEQIGWILGPAFSIVYATSGLFIGWLVDRVRRTWLVGIGIAFWSVATALSGVAQNFWQMFMARLSVGAGEATLSPAAFSMIGDSFPPEERGKPIAFYTMALTIGAAAASFLGGGILIWAKSTQAIDIPILGTLAPWQTAFFMIGIPGLLVAAWFFFLGEPERRLTVIEDDSLKGNDMSDALGYVARHWGTYLGYVSLICVMTIIAYSQGYLASTFKRVWGWETEYYAFVNATAILAIGPANILLWGVLSDRWTQAGMRDAPLRILIAGFLIMVPTGAIAMLMPTGWTAYAVLCINTIGIGMVSCIGVTGLLLITPAQIRGQVVALYYMAISMAGLWLGPPTVGILSSRVFGEDNLNLAVGAVPLMYGLIPFLLLPIIRRLYIAQMNRLDASQSSESSAA
- a CDS encoding VOC family protein; the encoded protein is MTDKPFVRFQRGNFVVADLERALTFYRDVLGFEVAYQHGHNPESYSIPVFNIPDGAELGFCTLSTRDQVRVMALTEIKGIDLPPVPPPRRSAIVLDMADPDTVMDGARKLGLTVYPEERLETNDGRIGREIGIVDFDDNLIVIYTILEGTS
- a CDS encoding NADP-dependent oxidoreductase yields the protein MAGFAQVSHGFELDESLIQSWRVARRPDGNVRTDDFELTHDPIPDLKDGEVLLKTLYLSLAPVMRGYMSGQSFAGEAPLAIGDVIHGRGVAQIAKSRHPDWKEGQVVQGQLGWRTYKVSKMTPAEKFRLMPPNGLPSSLGLGALGMTGLSAWAGFYTVGQPKPGDTVLVSGAVGGVGSLVIQMASNVSGCRTVGLAGGAEKCALAAELGCDAVVDYKAGRVPTDLAAALPDGLDLYFDNVGGPTLDAALDHLRLNARIVLCGSISEYTLETPYRLPNYTRLRRSDAQMRGFFVYNHLSDWGRAMAEMADWIRAGQLTPVEQITDGFEHMPAALAGLYSGANTGKQLCRVRGEPDVWI
- a CDS encoding VOC family protein — its product is MADDIKRTTLLVRDGDRAADWYEQVFGMTRWMDTPFTLSGEQLAAGKKGDQTRLIILKANHDLIGMIGLLEWLDPKMDAPEELPTEIKFGAPVFVVASQDGRGALERARALGSRIHSEPREWSVTGADGKVKDMIGCSFWDLDGYFFEVNQVVKVHD
- a CDS encoding DUF1622 domain-containing protein, with translation MSGSETEQGGHIMEGMTGGTSLEHLPFGLDEPVAHALEGLAICIDLIGVALILFGFFIALFRLLAGLRHGIGLTRNLSNLSAARTILGTYILTGLEFMIASDIIHTVITRELTDLIFVGLLVLIRTAISFFLGREIHEIEESHASKA
- a CDS encoding thiamine pyrophosphate-dependent enzyme; this translates as MSENKTTLIWHKVAETDEVADGRVKSATAGTQSVALVHFQGQYAAMDNKCPHQGGPLGEGSIEDGIDGKCWLRCPWHGWDFDPLTGKPPGGHEDTGQDMFDVDIRDDGIYVGVPALPPRERTIADVMAETMTNWGVTSVFGMVGHSNLGLADALRVQEAEGKLNYYGIRHEGAAAFACSGYGKLTGHPAAALTIAGPGATNLLTGLWDAKVDGAPALALTGQVQDQVVGVHAFQDIDLEAAFEAVAEFSETVHLTSDHSLLMTQAIKTAILQRGVGHLVFPDNVQPKPAAKDAKAYGPAGRMADMAVAPPPSAVTQAVDLLKGAKRPMIIVGYGALTGMVEVTALAEQLGAPIATTFKAKGQIGDDHPLAAGVMGRSGTPIASWFMNEADLLLVFGSSFSDHTGIYEGAPTIQVDTDPMRLAKRHPVTVPVMGDVGVTADLFSAALKDSGSAAQDLRGEVAERWNLWRAEKDRRVGEDRGKGVSAAALFEALTRATPADAILPVDVGNNTYSFGRYFEPTGQQRVLMSGYLGSIGFSFPAAMGAWAATQEEGAYKGRKVISVSGDGGFGQYAMEFTTAVKYGMNITHVLMNNSELGKISKEQKAAEFEVWQTSLVNPSFAGFARSCGGMGELVKTREELDAALAKAIAHDGPSLVEVITDAELL
- a CDS encoding glutamate synthase-related protein codes for the protein MNKVAIAKWDNLADRQPEYAIVGEVDLVVVRFDETVSVFYGRCLHRGALMSDGHVDANDNLICGVHNWDYRLDSGVSEYENSEALPKFQAWIENGDVLVDEDEIKAWGHANPQPYQRDDYLGLYQDPSHAPHPEPTNALIQQYARDGLSKVGHHGITDSMGVPRDQLPQWDDIQILTAQLQKFPLLDDEPVDTKVVIGPNAQKPLHLDIPLFVSDMSFGALSEPAKVALARGADLAGTGICSGEGGMLPEEQEACSRYFYELASGRFGFSWDKLDKVQAFHFKGGQGAKTGTGGHLPGNKVKGKIALVRGLEEGVAAISPPRFPDWTDCAQVKDFADEVRDRTGGIPIGYKLSAQHIEKDIEAALEVGVDYIILDGRGGGTGAAPIIFRDNISVPTIPALARARKFLDESGRGDVSLVITGGLRKPADFVKAMALGADAIAVSNAAMQAIGCIAMRACHTNNCPVGIATQKPHLVSRLVIEKSAQRLKNFFEASTDLMKVMARACGHSKLTEFNIDDLTTFSRDMSDLSGVAYAGVGR
- a CDS encoding Rieske 2Fe-2S domain-containing protein → MSHDYKMVQWNAFKKRFDTWMIGGIALYLIAFVGLTYATQPAGHSYTPIQAMIRATGTLAFLMLSFILCIGPVARFTHRFKPFLYNRRHIGVATFLIGLAHGGLVLLWYHGFSDTNALVSLFISNPRYESISGFPFEVLGFIALIIMFLMAATSHDFWNANLGPSVWKALHMGVYVAYGLLVAHIALGILQFEKRPIFFAILGVGAFTVIALHLISSIASLRLSDRIGHEGWLRVADLHELEDSRAKIIRPVDGDAIAVFRDGNRIAAVTNICRHQGGPLGEGKVVDGCISCPWHGFQYRLEDGQSPPPFTEKIATYATRILDGTVYVNPKPNPPGTPQAPSEIGAES